The proteins below are encoded in one region of Aquisalimonas asiatica:
- the cyoE gene encoding heme o synthase, translated as MTSTTTQRDGAARDGMAELTQHWEDYYALCKPKVVALLVFTAIVGMVLAAPPAEVPWNALIFGSIGIGLSSASAAAINQVVDEKADAAMARTRGRPLPQGAMPTGRAIVFATTIGVIGLGTLYWLVNPMTALLTALSLMGYAFVYTLFLKRATPQNIVIGGAAGAAPPVLGWVAVTGTIDPHALLLFLIIFIWTPPHFWALAIHRREDYAKVDIPMLPVTHGVRFTEVQILLYTVLLVAASLLPFAMEMSGLLYLVGVMALNAGFLYYAIAMWVSDDDTLPMRAFAYSITYLMGLFGLLLVDHYLPLLARLLPA; from the coding sequence GTGACATCGACGACAACGCAACGGGATGGCGCCGCGCGCGACGGTATGGCGGAACTCACGCAACACTGGGAAGACTACTACGCCCTTTGCAAGCCGAAGGTTGTGGCGCTGCTGGTATTCACTGCCATCGTCGGCATGGTGCTGGCGGCGCCGCCCGCGGAAGTGCCCTGGAATGCGTTGATCTTCGGCAGCATCGGCATCGGTCTGAGCAGTGCCTCCGCGGCCGCGATCAATCAGGTTGTCGACGAGAAGGCCGATGCCGCCATGGCGCGGACGCGGGGCCGGCCGCTCCCCCAGGGGGCGATGCCCACGGGGCGGGCCATCGTGTTCGCCACCACGATCGGGGTGATCGGGCTTGGTACGCTTTACTGGCTGGTCAACCCGATGACAGCCCTGCTGACCGCGCTCTCCCTCATGGGCTATGCGTTCGTCTATACGCTGTTTCTCAAGCGCGCCACGCCCCAGAACATCGTTATCGGGGGTGCCGCCGGTGCCGCGCCGCCGGTGCTGGGCTGGGTCGCGGTGACCGGGACCATCGACCCCCACGCGCTGCTGCTGTTCCTGATCATTTTCATCTGGACGCCGCCGCATTTCTGGGCGCTTGCGATTCACCGCCGTGAGGACTACGCCAAGGTCGATATCCCCATGCTCCCGGTGACCCACGGGGTGCGGTTCACCGAGGTGCAGATCCTGCTCTACACCGTGCTCCTGGTGGCGGCCAGTCTGTTGCCGTTCGCCATGGAGATGAGCGGCCTGTTGTACCTGGTTGGCGTCATGGCCCTCAACGCCGGTTTTCTCTATTACGCCATCGCCATGTGGGTCTCCGATGACGACACGCTGCCCATGCGGGCGTTTGCCTACTCGATCACCTACCTCATGGGGCTGTTTGGCCTGTTACTGGTCGACCACTACCTGCCGCTGCTTGCCCGCCTGCTGCCCGCCTGA
- a CDS encoding COX15/CtaA family protein, with translation MGNIRFFRFCLSAAAVTLVVILLGAWVRLEDAGLGCPDWPGCYGMLLGVPQTDEAIETANLAYPERPVHVGKAWKEMIHRYAAGILGLMVFAMAVIAVRNRRDPWQPVGVPLFLAGLIIAQSILGMWTVTWQLKPLVVTLHLLGGMTTLAILWWLTLRTGRMIPAVTRDPVQRLRPWVLAVLAVVVAQIALGGWVSTNYAALACTDFPRCGGQWWPDANYGDAFVLWKGLGVDYEFGVLDHPARVAVHFVHRIGAVVTAIAVIGLALAVWRATLATVPRAIAAASVALLGLQWALGITNVLASLPLSVAVAHNGGAALLLLSVLTLYHTLQPLPASAPPRQGSAE, from the coding sequence ATGGGAAACATCCGATTCTTCCGCTTCTGCCTGTCTGCTGCTGCCGTGACCCTGGTGGTCATTCTCCTCGGGGCCTGGGTTCGCCTCGAGGATGCCGGGCTCGGGTGTCCGGACTGGCCTGGCTGCTACGGCATGCTGCTGGGTGTGCCGCAGACCGATGAGGCGATCGAGACGGCCAACCTGGCCTACCCGGAGCGCCCCGTCCACGTTGGCAAGGCGTGGAAGGAGATGATCCATCGCTATGCGGCCGGCATTCTCGGCCTCATGGTGTTCGCCATGGCCGTAATCGCCGTCCGGAACCGTCGTGATCCCTGGCAGCCGGTGGGAGTGCCGCTGTTCCTGGCGGGGCTGATCATCGCCCAGTCGATACTGGGCATGTGGACGGTCACCTGGCAGCTCAAGCCCCTGGTGGTGACGCTGCATCTGCTGGGCGGCATGACCACCCTGGCGATCCTGTGGTGGCTGACCCTGAGAACAGGGCGGATGATTCCGGCGGTCACCCGCGACCCCGTACAGCGGTTGCGCCCCTGGGTGCTTGCCGTGCTCGCCGTGGTCGTGGCGCAGATCGCGCTCGGGGGTTGGGTCAGTACCAACTATGCGGCGCTGGCGTGCACGGATTTTCCGAGGTGCGGCGGGCAGTGGTGGCCGGACGCGAACTACGGTGATGCGTTCGTGCTGTGGAAGGGACTCGGAGTGGACTACGAGTTCGGTGTGCTGGACCATCCCGCCCGCGTCGCCGTGCATTTCGTCCACAGGATTGGCGCCGTGGTGACGGCCATCGCCGTCATCGGGTTGGCGCTGGCGGTCTGGCGGGCCACTCTCGCTACGGTCCCTCGTGCCATCGCCGCGGCGAGTGTGGCGCTGCTCGGCCTTCAGTGGGCGCTGGGCATCACCAACGTGCTGGCAAGCCTGCCGTTGTCCGTAGCCGTGGCCCATAACGGGGGCGCCGCACTTCTCCTGTTGAGCGTGCTGACCCTTTACCATACCCTTCAACCCTTGCCCGCTTCCGCGCCACCCCGGCAGGGGTCCGCGGAGTGA
- a CDS encoding SURF1 family protein, which translates to MRLGRYQFRPRIVPTLATLLVFPALLALGFWQLDRADQRQAIVDAYETRDQRPEVDLNAESMPAGDAAPRNTRAYGRFDDERQLLLDNQFHRGQVGYHVLTPFHIEGSDAVVLVDRGWVPAGDSRAELPDVQVDGARRSVTGFLDQGPPSGLRLGGMADGETGWPLRIQYLDFEELEGRLGVDLMPRVLRLDPEAPDGFARDWGPAFREGYGPERNHGYAVQWFGLATALAVIFLVVNTKRMGSDDKE; encoded by the coding sequence ATGCGCCTCGGGCGTTATCAGTTCAGGCCCCGCATTGTGCCGACGCTGGCAACGCTGCTGGTGTTCCCCGCACTGCTTGCGCTCGGGTTCTGGCAGCTTGATCGGGCGGATCAGCGACAGGCGATCGTGGACGCCTACGAAACCCGCGATCAACGGCCGGAAGTCGACCTCAACGCCGAGTCGATGCCCGCGGGTGACGCGGCGCCGAGGAACACGCGGGCGTACGGCCGTTTCGATGACGAGCGGCAGCTGCTGCTGGACAATCAGTTCCACCGCGGGCAGGTCGGCTATCACGTGCTGACGCCATTTCACATCGAGGGGAGCGACGCGGTGGTGCTGGTGGACCGCGGTTGGGTGCCGGCCGGTGACAGCCGGGCCGAACTCCCCGACGTTCAGGTCGACGGTGCGCGCCGGTCGGTCACCGGCTTTCTCGACCAGGGGCCGCCGAGCGGATTGCGCCTGGGCGGCATGGCGGATGGGGAGACCGGCTGGCCTCTGCGCATCCAGTACCTGGATTTCGAAGAGCTGGAAGGGCGTCTGGGCGTCGATTTGATGCCCCGCGTTCTCCGGCTTGACCCGGAGGCGCCGGACGGCTTTGCCCGGGATTGGGGGCCGGCGTTTCGGGAGGGATACGGGCCGGAGCGCAATCACGGGTACGCGGTCCAGTGGTTCGGTCTGGCCACGGCGCTCGCGGTGATTTTCCTGGTAGTCAACACGAAACGGATGGGGTCCGATGACAAGGAATGA
- a CDS encoding cytochrome c oxidase assembly protein: MSDETTSKRHTNLVTRLVLVTVGMFGFGFALVPLYDVICDITGLNGVVDLQAADYDGAAEVDPDRKVTVEFVATVNDNRPWEFTPEVRRMEVTPGELYTVTFKTTNEQDEDTVSQIVPSVAPGRAGRHFRKTECFCFTEQPFEAGENRDMSVTFFIDPRLHERKQVVTLSYTLFDLGAGDDPDFDPEDAQLHAGSE; encoded by the coding sequence ATGAGCGACGAGACCACGAGCAAACGCCACACGAACCTGGTGACCAGGCTGGTGCTGGTGACGGTGGGCATGTTCGGGTTCGGGTTCGCCCTGGTGCCGCTGTATGACGTGATCTGCGATATTACCGGCCTCAACGGCGTGGTGGATCTCCAGGCCGCGGATTACGACGGCGCCGCAGAGGTCGACCCCGACCGCAAGGTGACGGTGGAGTTCGTGGCCACGGTCAACGACAACCGGCCGTGGGAGTTTACCCCGGAGGTCCGGCGCATGGAGGTCACCCCTGGTGAGCTCTACACCGTGACCTTCAAGACCACCAACGAGCAGGATGAGGACACGGTCAGCCAGATCGTGCCCAGCGTTGCCCCCGGGCGTGCCGGGCGGCATTTCCGCAAGACGGAGTGCTTCTGTTTCACCGAGCAGCCGTTCGAAGCCGGCGAGAACCGCGACATGTCGGTGACGTTCTTCATTGACCCGCGGCTGCATGAGCGGAAACAGGTGGTGACGCTGTCCTATACCCTGTTCGATCTGGGTGCCGGCGATGATCCCGACTTCGATCCAGAAGATGCTCAGTTGCACGCCGGTTCCGAGTAA
- the ctaD gene encoding cytochrome c oxidase subunit I: MSSTTDTAHHGHDDHHHGPAPGITRWLFTTNHKDLGVLYMGFGLLMFFIGGAMAMVIRAELFQPGLNVVDPYFFNQMTTMHALVMIFGAVMPALTGLANWLIPVQIGAPDMALPRVNNWAFWLLPAGFVLLLATLFMPGGGPAGGWTMYPPLVLQLGDAFPFLIFAVHILGISSIMGSINIVATILNMRAPGMTLMKMPLFVWTWLITAFLMIAVMPVLAGAVTMLLTDQYFGTSFFDAAGGGDPVMFQHIFWFFGHPEVYILILPAFGIVSAILPTFSRKPLFGYSSMVYATAAIAFLSFIVWAHHMFTVGLPLAAQLFFMFATMLVAVPTGVKIFNWMATMWRGSLTFETPMLFSIAFVVLFTVGGLSGVMLALAPVDLQYHDTYFVVAHFHYVLVSGTVFAIMAAVYYWLPKWTGHMYDETLGKIHFWASAISVNVLFFPQHFLGLAGMPRRIPDYALQFAEFNMISSIGGFAFGLSQLLFLYIIIKCVRGGEKATDQVWDGAQGLEWTLPSPAPYHTFDTPPVVR; encoded by the coding sequence ATGTCGTCCACAACCGATACCGCGCATCACGGGCACGACGACCATCATCACGGTCCCGCGCCGGGTATTACGCGCTGGTTGTTCACCACCAACCACAAGGACCTGGGCGTCCTCTACATGGGGTTCGGCCTGCTGATGTTCTTCATCGGCGGCGCCATGGCCATGGTCATCCGGGCCGAGCTGTTCCAGCCCGGGCTCAACGTGGTGGATCCGTACTTCTTCAACCAGATGACCACCATGCACGCCCTGGTGATGATCTTCGGCGCCGTCATGCCGGCACTCACCGGGCTGGCCAACTGGTTGATTCCCGTCCAGATCGGGGCGCCGGACATGGCGCTCCCGCGTGTCAACAACTGGGCGTTCTGGCTGCTGCCGGCCGGCTTCGTGCTGCTGCTGGCCACGCTGTTCATGCCCGGTGGCGGTCCGGCCGGTGGCTGGACCATGTACCCGCCGCTGGTGCTGCAGCTTGGTGACGCATTCCCGTTCCTGATCTTTGCGGTGCACATTCTCGGCATCTCCTCGATCATGGGCTCGATCAACATCGTTGCCACCATTCTGAACATGCGTGCACCGGGCATGACGCTCATGAAGATGCCGCTGTTCGTGTGGACCTGGCTGATCACCGCGTTCCTCATGATTGCCGTGATGCCGGTGCTGGCGGGTGCGGTGACCATGCTTCTCACTGACCAGTACTTCGGTACCAGCTTCTTCGATGCGGCCGGCGGCGGTGACCCGGTGATGTTCCAGCACATCTTCTGGTTCTTCGGGCACCCCGAGGTGTACATCCTGATCCTGCCAGCGTTCGGTATCGTCTCCGCGATTCTGCCGACGTTCTCGCGCAAGCCGCTGTTCGGCTACAGCTCCATGGTGTACGCCACCGCGGCCATCGCATTCCTGTCGTTCATCGTGTGGGCCCACCACATGTTCACGGTGGGGCTGCCACTGGCTGCCCAGCTGTTCTTCATGTTCGCGACCATGCTCGTGGCCGTGCCGACGGGGGTGAAGATCTTCAACTGGATGGCCACCATGTGGCGGGGCAGCCTGACGTTCGAAACGCCGATGCTGTTCTCCATCGCCTTCGTGGTGCTGTTCACGGTGGGTGGCCTGTCCGGCGTGATGCTGGCACTGGCACCGGTCGACCTCCAGTACCACGACACCTACTTCGTGGTGGCCCACTTCCATTACGTGCTGGTGAGCGGCACCGTTTTCGCCATCATGGCAGCCGTCTACTACTGGCTTCCCAAGTGGACCGGCCACATGTATGACGAGACGCTCGGCAAGATCCATTTCTGGGCGTCCGCCATTTCGGTGAACGTGCTGTTCTTCCCGCAGCACTTCCTCGGACTGGCCGGTATGCCGCGCCGGATTCCCGACTACGCGCTGCAGTTTGCCGAGTTCAACATGATCTCCTCCATCGGCGGGTTCGCGTTCGGGTTGTCGCAGCTGCTGTTCCTGTACATCATCATCAAGTGTGTGCGTGGCGGTGAGAAGGCCACCGATCAGGTCTGGGATGGCGCCCAGGGCCTGGAGTGGACGCTGCCGTCCCCCGCGCCGTACCACACGTTCGACACACCGCCGGTTGTGCGTTGA
- the coxB gene encoding cytochrome c oxidase subunit II, which produces MTSKMLVRALTAVGLLGLLPVAAAMPGESEWRKPWGLNLPEGVTSLSREAYDLHMLVFYIVCVIGAFVFIGVFYSVWKFRRSKGAKPANFHHNTTVEVVWTVVPFLILLGIAVPATQTMIKMEDTSGYDMTVKVTGYQWMWEYEYMDEDISFFSRLDRDSQRARQRDPEILPQDVEHYLLDVDNPLVVPIDKKIRFLLTANDVIHSWWVPELGWKKDTIPGFINEAWARIEEPGVYRGQCAELCGRDHGFMPIVVIALEQDEYDDWVAEQNGDVAAATDEPADVDVDADAGADEVADEQLEDMSEDDLMSLGGDIYGSQCIACHGAEGGGMGAAFPALAGNDNVTGDVGTVKDVIINGVSGTAMNAFGGRLDDREIAGLVTYIRNSWGNDAGDLVQPSEIRDAR; this is translated from the coding sequence ATGACTTCGAAGATGCTGGTGAGAGCCCTCACCGCCGTGGGGCTGCTTGGACTACTGCCGGTTGCAGCGGCGATGCCCGGCGAATCCGAATGGCGCAAGCCCTGGGGGCTTAACCTTCCCGAAGGGGTCACGTCCCTTAGTCGGGAAGCCTACGACCTGCACATGCTGGTGTTCTACATTGTCTGCGTCATCGGCGCATTCGTGTTCATCGGCGTGTTCTACTCCGTCTGGAAGTTCCGCCGCTCCAAGGGCGCCAAGCCTGCCAACTTCCACCACAACACCACGGTGGAAGTGGTCTGGACGGTCGTGCCCTTCCTGATCCTGCTGGGGATCGCCGTTCCGGCGACCCAGACCATGATCAAGATGGAAGACACCAGTGGCTACGACATGACCGTCAAGGTCACCGGGTACCAGTGGATGTGGGAATACGAGTACATGGATGAAGACATCAGCTTCTTCAGCCGGCTCGACCGCGACAGCCAGCGGGCCCGTCAGCGCGACCCCGAAATTCTGCCGCAGGACGTGGAGCACTACCTGCTCGACGTGGATAACCCGCTCGTGGTGCCCATCGACAAGAAGATCCGCTTCCTGCTGACCGCCAATGACGTGATCCACTCCTGGTGGGTGCCGGAGCTGGGCTGGAAGAAGGACACCATCCCCGGCTTCATCAACGAGGCGTGGGCGCGTATCGAAGAGCCGGGCGTCTACCGGGGTCAGTGTGCCGAGCTGTGCGGGCGTGACCACGGCTTCATGCCGATCGTTGTCATCGCCCTGGAGCAGGACGAGTACGACGACTGGGTGGCGGAGCAGAACGGCGACGTTGCCGCCGCCACCGATGAGCCCGCCGACGTGGATGTCGACGCCGATGCCGGCGCTGATGAGGTTGCCGACGAGCAGCTGGAGGACATGTCCGAAGACGACCTCATGAGCCTGGGCGGAGACATCTACGGCAGTCAGTGCATTGCCTGCCACGGCGCCGAAGGCGGCGGCATGGGCGCAGCCTTTCCGGCCCTGGCCGGCAATGACAACGTCACTGGCGACGTCGGGACGGTCAAGGACGTCATCATCAACGGTGTCTCCGGTACGGCCATGAACGCTTTCGGCGGCCGCCTGGACGATCGCGAGATTGCGGGGCTTGTGACGTACATCCGCAATTCCTGGGGCAATGACGCCGGTGATCTGGTGCAGCCGTCCGAGATTCGCGACGCGCGCTAG
- the fabA gene encoding bifunctional 3-hydroxydecanoyl-ACP dehydratase/trans-2-decenoyl-ACP isomerase — protein sequence MATNPHYLKNDSSFSYDDLIRCAEGRLFGPGNPQLPKPNMLMLDRIVHIDDTSGAYGKGHIHAELDIHPGLWFFDCHFQDDPVMPGCLGLDAMWQLVGFFLGWKGGLGRGRALGSGEVKFFGQVLPDAKLVTYKIDMKRVIMRKLTMGIADAEMLVDNKPIYNASDLRVGLFQSPEAMEG from the coding sequence ATGGCAACGAATCCGCATTATCTGAAGAACGATTCCAGCTTCTCGTACGACGATCTCATCCGCTGCGCGGAGGGACGGCTGTTCGGACCGGGCAATCCGCAGTTGCCCAAGCCCAACATGCTGATGCTGGATCGCATCGTTCACATCGACGACACCTCCGGCGCGTATGGTAAGGGGCACATCCACGCCGAGCTGGATATTCACCCCGGCCTGTGGTTCTTCGACTGCCACTTCCAGGACGATCCCGTGATGCCCGGCTGTCTCGGCCTCGACGCCATGTGGCAGCTTGTGGGATTCTTCCTTGGCTGGAAGGGCGGGCTGGGCCGCGGTCGTGCGCTGGGATCCGGGGAGGTCAAATTCTTCGGCCAGGTGTTGCCCGATGCCAAGCTGGTGACCTATAAGATCGACATGAAGCGGGTCATCATGCGCAAGCTCACCATGGGCATTGCAGATGCCGAGATGCTGGTGGACAACAAGCCCATCTACAATGCCAGCGATCTCCGGGTGGGGCTTTTCCAGTCGCCGGAGGCAATGGAAGGTTGA
- a CDS encoding YbhB/YbcL family Raf kinase inhibitor-like protein, translating to MKLTSHSLREGQPVPERNAFGVPDPQTHMRFGDNYSPHLAWSGVPEGTRSLVLLCHDPDVPSEADDVNKEDREVPADLPRVDFFHWVLVDIPPDTHELEEGAFSREVTPKGKSGPEAPGGLRQGLNDFTNFLAGNPDMAGEYFGYDGPCPPWNDALLHHYVFTLYATDLERCPVDGKFTGQDVRQALSGHVLDRAAVTGTYTLNPKVKG from the coding sequence ATGAAGCTGACAAGCCACAGCCTGAGGGAAGGACAGCCCGTTCCGGAGCGGAACGCGTTCGGGGTGCCCGATCCGCAGACCCACATGCGTTTCGGAGACAACTACAGCCCCCATCTGGCCTGGTCCGGTGTGCCGGAGGGTACGCGCTCTCTGGTCCTGCTCTGTCACGACCCGGACGTGCCGAGCGAGGCCGACGACGTCAACAAGGAAGACCGGGAGGTGCCGGCGGATCTGCCGCGCGTGGACTTCTTCCACTGGGTGCTCGTGGACATTCCTCCGGACACCCATGAGCTGGAGGAGGGCGCGTTTTCCCGGGAAGTGACGCCGAAGGGCAAGAGCGGTCCGGAGGCGCCCGGCGGGTTGCGCCAGGGCCTGAATGACTTCACCAACTTCCTTGCCGGAAACCCCGACATGGCGGGTGAATACTTCGGCTACGATGGCCCCTGTCCCCCGTGGAACGATGCCTTGCTCCACCACTACGTGTTCACCCTCTACGCAACCGATCTGGAGCGCTGTCCGGTGGACGGGAAATTCACCGGGCAGGACGTCCGGCAGGCGCTCAGCGGCCACGTGCTGGATCGCGCCGCCGTGACCGGCACCTATACCCTGAATCCGAAGGTGAAGGGGTAG
- the fabB gene encoding beta-ketoacyl-ACP synthase I: MKRVVITGLGIVSCLGNDKESVTASLRDGRSGIRYREAYEEMGLRSRVAGVVDLDLEEHVDRKARRFMGDAAGYAYVSMQQAIEDAGLTPEQVSNPRTGLVAGSGGGSTENVVKATDTLRERGVKRVGPYMVPKVMGSTVSACLATPFRIKGLNYSITSACATSAHCIGTAMEQIQLGKQDIVFAGGGEEEHWSMTMLFDAMGALSSKRNDAPETASRAYDADRDGFVIAGGGGMLVVEELEHALARGATIYAELTGYGATSDGYDMVAPSGEGATRCMQQALATHDGPVDYINAHGTSTPAGDITELGAVRNAFGDTMPQISSTKSLTGHSLGAAGVQEAIYSLLMMRGDFITASANIETLDPEAEGAPVVRERVDNAGLQAVMSNSFGFGGTNSSLIFKRYSGS, encoded by the coding sequence ATGAAACGTGTGGTAATTACAGGTCTTGGCATTGTCTCCTGCCTCGGGAACGACAAGGAATCCGTAACGGCAAGCCTCCGGGACGGCCGCTCCGGTATCCGATACCGGGAAGCCTACGAGGAGATGGGTCTGCGCAGTCGCGTCGCCGGGGTGGTTGACCTGGATCTGGAAGAGCACGTCGACCGCAAGGCGCGACGCTTCATGGGCGACGCGGCCGGCTACGCCTACGTGTCCATGCAACAGGCCATCGAGGATGCCGGGCTGACGCCCGAGCAGGTCTCGAACCCACGCACCGGACTGGTGGCCGGCTCCGGGGGCGGATCCACGGAGAACGTGGTCAAGGCGACGGACACGCTGCGCGAGCGCGGCGTCAAGCGGGTCGGGCCGTACATGGTTCCCAAGGTCATGGGAAGCACGGTGTCTGCCTGCCTGGCAACGCCCTTCAGGATCAAGGGCCTGAACTACTCCATCACGTCCGCCTGCGCCACCAGCGCGCACTGCATCGGCACCGCCATGGAACAGATCCAGCTGGGCAAACAGGACATCGTCTTCGCGGGCGGCGGCGAGGAGGAGCACTGGAGCATGACCATGCTGTTCGACGCCATGGGCGCGCTCTCCTCCAAGCGCAATGATGCGCCGGAAACCGCCTCGCGCGCCTACGACGCGGATCGGGATGGCTTCGTCATCGCCGGTGGTGGCGGCATGCTGGTGGTCGAGGAGCTGGAGCATGCGCTGGCCCGGGGTGCGACCATCTACGCGGAACTCACGGGCTACGGCGCCACGTCCGACGGCTACGACATGGTTGCGCCCTCCGGCGAGGGTGCGACCCGCTGCATGCAGCAGGCCCTGGCCACCCACGACGGTCCGGTGGACTACATCAACGCCCACGGTACCAGCACCCCTGCCGGAGACATCACCGAACTGGGAGCGGTACGCAATGCGTTCGGCGACACCATGCCGCAGATCAGCTCCACCAAGTCGCTGACCGGGCATTCCCTTGGCGCTGCCGGCGTACAGGAGGCGATCTACAGCCTGCTGATGATGCGCGGCGATTTCATCACCGCCTCGGCGAACATCGAAACGCTCGACCCGGAGGCCGAGGGTGCTCCGGTGGTTCGCGAGCGCGTGGACAACGCCGGCCTTCAGGCGGTGATGTCCAACAGCTTCGGATTCGGCGGGACCAACAGCTCGCTGATCTTCAAACGCTACAGCGGCTCCTGA
- a CDS encoding twin transmembrane helix small protein: MELAIKIAIVLAMMAIVISLFSGAIFLVRDKSDSRRVVRALTWRIGLSVGLFLVVVGLIAAGVIEMNDPFRQ, translated from the coding sequence ATGGAACTAGCCATCAAAATCGCCATCGTCCTGGCCATGATGGCCATCGTGATCAGCCTGTTCTCCGGCGCCATCTTCCTGGTTCGGGACAAGAGCGACTCACGCCGGGTCGTCCGCGCACTCACCTGGCGCATTGGCCTCTCGGTTGGGCTGTTTCTGGTCGTGGTGGGACTCATTGCCGCCGGGGTCATCGAAATGAACGATCCGTTCCGGCAGTAG
- a CDS encoding DUF4168 domain-containing protein yields MKKRNSIRFMIPLMSGLLLVPALSAMAMDGDDAQAETYEQEPDGMAEQEDFDDDTLEQFADAYVEVGEIHREYSERLQGAEQTEDAQQLQQEANDEMVEAIQASGLEVQEYSAVAAALERDPEMREEVVGMIEDRQ; encoded by the coding sequence ATGAAAAAGCGTAACAGCATTCGTTTCATGATCCCGCTGATGTCCGGCCTGCTGCTGGTGCCGGCATTGTCCGCCATGGCGATGGATGGCGATGACGCGCAGGCAGAGACCTACGAGCAGGAGCCTGACGGCATGGCCGAGCAGGAGGACTTCGACGACGACACGCTGGAACAATTTGCCGATGCGTACGTCGAAGTGGGCGAGATCCACCGCGAGTACTCCGAGCGGCTGCAGGGCGCGGAACAGACCGAAGACGCGCAGCAGCTCCAGCAGGAGGCGAACGACGAAATGGTTGAAGCGATCCAGGCAAGCGGTCTCGAGGTGCAGGAATACTCCGCCGTCGCCGCGGCCCTGGAGCGGGATCCCGAGATGCGCGAGGAAGTCGTCGGCATGATCGAGGACCGGCAGTGA
- a CDS encoding cytochrome c oxidase subunit 3, protein MSQAEGSYYIPHDSRWPVFGIPGMTLLAAGFSVYLNGGDWGVPMMVLGAVITVIMTVMWFRDVVNESVSGKYNAQVDISFRQGMAWFIFSEVMFFGAFFGALFYARVFSIPWLGGGDPATSQYLWDSVVLSWPTAGPGMLDLDYQAMGAWALPTINTLILLTSGVTLTWAHHAIKENHRQKVIIGLALTVALGLLFSSIQAYEYVYAWEDLNLRMDTGIYGSLFYMLTGFHGVHVIVGALTLFVILIRVIKGHFTADDHFGFEAAAWYWHFVDVVWLGLFVFVYLI, encoded by the coding sequence ATGAGCCAAGCAGAAGGCAGCTACTACATTCCCCACGACAGCCGTTGGCCCGTGTTCGGTATTCCCGGCATGACGCTGCTCGCCGCCGGGTTTTCCGTGTATCTGAACGGCGGCGACTGGGGTGTTCCCATGATGGTTCTGGGGGCGGTCATCACCGTCATCATGACCGTCATGTGGTTCCGCGACGTGGTCAACGAGAGCGTGTCGGGCAAGTACAACGCACAGGTGGACATCTCCTTCCGGCAGGGGATGGCGTGGTTCATCTTCTCCGAGGTCATGTTCTTCGGTGCCTTCTTCGGCGCCCTGTTCTACGCGCGGGTGTTCTCCATTCCGTGGCTGGGGGGCGGTGATCCGGCCACCAGTCAGTATCTCTGGGATTCGGTGGTGCTGTCCTGGCCGACGGCCGGGCCGGGGATGCTGGACCTGGACTACCAGGCCATGGGGGCCTGGGCATTGCCGACCATCAACACCCTGATTCTGCTGACCTCGGGCGTGACGCTGACCTGGGCGCACCACGCCATCAAGGAGAATCATCGGCAGAAGGTGATCATCGGTCTCGCGCTGACCGTGGCACTGGGTCTGCTGTTCAGCTCCATTCAGGCCTACGAGTACGTCTATGCCTGGGAGGACCTCAACCTGCGCATGGACACGGGCATCTACGGCTCCCTGTTCTACATGCTCACCGGCTTCCACGGCGTGCACGTGATTGTCGGGGCGCTGACCCTGTTCGTGATCCTCATTCGCGTGATCAAGGGTCACTTCACCGCGGACGACCACTTCGGCTTCGAGGCGGCCGCGTGGTACTGGCACTTCGTGGACGTGGTCTGGCTGGGCCTGTTTGTCTTCGTGTACCTGATCTGA